The genomic stretch CCGCATCGGTCGCGAGAAGGTTGGCGAGAACTCCGGCGTGGACGTCGTCCCCCAGCTCGGTGCTTCCGCCAAGCTCAAGGCGACGCTCTTCTCCCTCAAGGAGGGCGAAGTCACCCCCGAGGTCTACGAGCTGGGCGACAAGGTCGCGTTTGCGCGCATCAAGAAGCGCGTGAACCCCGATCCCTCGCTCTTTGAAGCACAGACCGACGCCATTCGCAGCAAGCTGCGCAGCGAGCGCTTCGAGGGAATCTACAGCGAGTGGACCCAGCGCGCCCGCGAGGCGGTGAAGGTGGAGATCCACGTTCCGGTCGAGGAACTGGTCAAGAGCTTCCGCGACCCCGCCGCGCAGTCCTGATCTTCAAGCCTGCTCCAACCAAGCCCCCCGCGCCCGGCGTTGGGGGGCTTTTTCATGTCCGCTCGCCGGGCGCGTCCGCCCGCGTTATAGAGATTGCCGATGAACGCCACTCTCGAACAAGCCCTGCGTGAAGCCGCCGCGAAGGCCGGCACCCGCTGGGAAGGCCCACTCCGCGAAGCGCTCTCGCGCCTGTGCCAAGAGCTGCTGCGCTGGAACGAGCGCGTGCGGCTGGTGGGCTATCGCGGCGAGGAACCCGTCTACGAGAATCTCATCCTGGAGGCGCTGTGCCTGCTGGAGCACTTGCCAGCAAGCGGGCGCGTGCTGGATGTGGGATCTGGCGCGGGCTTTCCCGGCCTCGTCCTCGCCGCTGCGCGGCCCGCACTCGAGATTCTCAGCATCGACGCGCGTGAGAAGAAGATTCATTTCCAGCAGCACGCGGCCCGGATGCTGGAGCTTTCCAATTTCGAGGCACGCGCGCAGCGGCTCGACCCCCGCGCGCCCGACCCGGCGCTGGCCGGAAACTTTGATGTCGTCACCGCGCAGGCCCTCGCCGAGCCCGCCACTTTGATCCCCTGGCTCTCGCCCTACCTTCGCGCAGGCGGGGAACTGGTGCTGCTGCAGGGCCCCACGTGGGAGAAACAGCGCAAATCCGCGCTGGCACTGGCCGCCGGGCACGACCTCACGCTCGAGGCCGAGCACCGGCGCGAGCTGCCGCTCAGCGGGGCGCAGCGCCTTGGCATCATCCTTCGCAAAGAGCCTTGACCGCGCACGGCCCGGAGGGCTAGTCAATCACACCCGGGGCCGCCCCGCGAGCAGGAGAACTCCGCCACCATGACGGAAGCCGAGCAACACGAAGAGACACAGACCGCCGAAGCCGCCGAGCCCGAAGAGGCCGCGACGCCACAAAGCGCGCCCGAGGCATCTTCGGATGAGAACGCTCCCGAGGAAACCGCTCTTCCCGAATGGGCCGAGTATCGTTTTGAGGTCGAGCGCGCGCTCACCGTTCCCGACAAGGGCGTGATGGTGGTCGGCACCTTCGAGGGCGCCGCGCCCCGCGTCAAGGCCGACGTTCGCTTCACCCCCCAGGGAGCCGAGAAGCCGCTCACCTGCCAACTTCTGGGCGTGGCCAACAAACTCTTCGATGACGATGGCTCCGTGCTCGAAGGGAAGATCGGCCTTGTGCTCCAGCATCCCGAGCGCAAGGACCTGCGCCCGCCCATGCAGGTCTTCGGCGTTGCCGGCAGCGCGCCCGCCGCCGAGACCGCCGAAGAACAGAGCGCGGACAACGCCGAAGACAACACCGATTCCTGACATGGGTTTGGCAAGCCAGCCCCCTACCCCGAGATGTTTGGCAGGGGCTTGGCTTGCCAAGCCCCTCTTCCTGTAACCTCCGGGTTGTGACAGCCCAGCCCACCACTGACGCGAAAGACCTGGCTCCGTTTCTCGAAGCCCTGCTTGCACGCTATCATCGGCGTGATTTTCTCAGCAGCGATCCCATCCAGTTCGTCCATCGTTTCAATACCCCTGCCGATCAGGAAGTGGTCGGCCTTTTGAGCGCCATGCTGGCCTTCGGCAACGTGCGCTCGGTGGGCGCGTCCATCGATGCACTCCTCACCGTGGTGGGCGAGAATCCCGCACGCTACATCGCCGGTTTCGATCA from Chrysiogenia bacterium encodes the following:
- the rsmG gene encoding 16S rRNA (guanine(527)-N(7))-methyltransferase RsmG encodes the protein MNATLEQALREAAAKAGTRWEGPLREALSRLCQELLRWNERVRLVGYRGEEPVYENLILEALCLLEHLPASGRVLDVGSGAGFPGLVLAAARPALEILSIDAREKKIHFQQHAARMLELSNFEARAQRLDPRAPDPALAGNFDVVTAQALAEPATLIPWLSPYLRAGGELVLLQGPTWEKQRKSALALAAGHDLTLEAEHRRELPLSGAQRLGIILRKEP